A single region of the Streptomyces sp. NBC_01803 genome encodes:
- a CDS encoding YceD family protein, with protein sequence MRKQNALNAPLDHRAPLVFDTRELGRRPGALKRISRTVEAPADLGTEVIGVPAGAPLEVELRMESVMEGVLVTGIVRAPLAGECVRCLEPLAREGEAEFQEMFSYPETDGHGRRQADAVEDEGDEETLFLQGDLFDLEPVLRDAVVLSLPLQPVCREDCPGLCPECGALLAEDPDHRHDDAVDIRWAALREFAGTSGPGESSGRQDMQDKAPRGRGDDPQEK encoded by the coding sequence GTGAGAAAGCAGAACGCCCTGAACGCCCCGCTGGACCACCGAGCCCCTCTCGTGTTCGACACACGCGAGCTTGGGCGGCGTCCCGGTGCGCTCAAGCGGATCTCCCGCACGGTCGAAGCCCCGGCCGACCTCGGCACCGAGGTCATCGGGGTGCCGGCGGGAGCGCCGCTGGAGGTGGAGCTCCGTATGGAGTCGGTGATGGAGGGTGTGCTGGTCACCGGCATCGTCCGGGCGCCGTTGGCGGGGGAGTGCGTAAGGTGTCTGGAGCCGCTGGCCCGGGAGGGCGAGGCGGAGTTCCAGGAGATGTTCTCGTATCCCGAGACCGATGGGCACGGCCGCCGTCAGGCGGACGCCGTCGAGGACGAGGGGGACGAGGAGACGTTGTTCCTCCAGGGCGACCTGTTCGACCTGGAGCCCGTGCTGCGGGACGCGGTGGTGCTGTCACTGCCGCTGCAGCCGGTGTGCCGGGAGGACTGCCCGGGCCTGTGCCCCGAATGCGGGGCGCTGCTCGCGGAGGACCCCGACCACCGTCATGACGACGCCGTCGACATCCGTTGGGCCGCATTGCGGGAGTTCGCCGGGACCTCGGGTCCCGGGGAGTCCTCCGGCAGGCAGGACATGCAAGACAAGGCACCCCGCGGTCGCGGGGACGATCCACAGGAGAAGTAG
- a CDS encoding ATP synthase F0 subunit B, with translation MDVQQKLDEIVRAVRSAKGMPMSASCVINRSELLSRLDEVRQALPGSLAEAREVLGDREQVVAEAQQEARRIVEAAHAERGSLVGTTEIVRQAQDEAARILAEARREADEVRAEADDYVDSKLANFEVVLGKTIGSVDRGRAKLLGPDRGDPQELLARADAYVDAQFGAIEAVLRKTLEAVGRGRQKLTGHRPSDELAEHVAAQEAREAGEGGQPGDAYFDRSGDQDTYDYLGMPQPEPAAPAPAPVPAPAAPVGGGYEAPDPYALQPVARADGYGTAQDGYGGGSYAQDGTYVPEPYGDDGYAAGGYAQEDPYAQQPAQPPSYGYQAPAVLDETSLFDTGMIDAEQLRRYQQGHP, from the coding sequence GTGGACGTACAGCAGAAACTCGACGAGATCGTCAGGGCGGTCCGGAGCGCCAAGGGCATGCCCATGTCGGCATCCTGCGTCATCAACCGCTCCGAGCTGCTCTCGCGGCTCGACGAGGTCCGCCAGGCGCTGCCCGGCTCGCTGGCCGAGGCCAGGGAAGTGCTCGGCGACCGTGAGCAGGTCGTCGCCGAGGCCCAGCAGGAGGCCCGCCGTATCGTCGAGGCGGCGCACGCGGAGCGCGGTTCCCTCGTCGGGACCACCGAGATCGTGCGGCAGGCTCAGGACGAGGCGGCCCGCATCCTCGCCGAGGCCCGCCGGGAGGCCGACGAGGTGCGCGCGGAGGCCGACGACTATGTGGACAGCAAGCTGGCCAACTTCGAGGTGGTCCTGGGCAAGACCATCGGCTCGGTCGACCGGGGCCGGGCCAAGCTCCTCGGCCCGGACCGCGGCGACCCGCAGGAGCTGCTCGCGCGGGCCGACGCCTATGTGGACGCCCAGTTCGGCGCCATCGAGGCGGTGCTGCGCAAGACTCTGGAGGCGGTCGGCCGCGGTCGGCAGAAGCTGACCGGCCACCGCCCGAGCGACGAGCTGGCCGAGCACGTGGCCGCGCAGGAGGCGAGGGAGGCCGGCGAGGGCGGGCAGCCCGGCGACGCCTACTTCGACCGGAGCGGCGACCAGGACACCTACGACTACCTCGGCATGCCGCAGCCCGAGCCGGCCGCCCCGGCGCCCGCGCCCGTCCCGGCGCCCGCCGCCCCCGTCGGCGGCGGTTACGAGGCGCCGGATCCGTACGCGCTCCAGCCCGTCGCGCGGGCCGACGGCTACGGCACCGCCCAGGACGGCTACGGCGGCGGGTCCTACGCCCAGGACGGGACCTACGTGCCCGAGCCCTACGGAGACGACGGCTATGCCGCCGGCGGGTATGCCCAGGAGGATCCCTATGCCCAGCAGCCGGCTCAGCCGCCTTCGTACGGCTACCAGGCCCCGGCGGTGCTGGACGAGACCAGCCTCTTCGACACCGGCATGATCGACGCGGAGCAGCTCCGCCGCTACCAGCAGGGGCACCCCTGA
- the coaD gene encoding pantetheine-phosphate adenylyltransferase, whose product MRRAVCPGSFDPITNGHLDIVARASKLYDVVHVAVMINKSKQGLFSIEERIALIEECAGGYGNVVVEAFHGLLVDYCKQRDIPAIVKGLRAVSDFDYELQMAQMNNGLSGVETMFIPTNPVYSFLSSSLVKEVATWGGDVSHLVPEPVLRVLGERLARR is encoded by the coding sequence TTGCGCCGCGCAGTCTGTCCGGGGTCCTTCGATCCCATCACCAATGGCCACCTCGACATCGTCGCCCGCGCCTCGAAGCTCTACGACGTCGTCCACGTTGCCGTCATGATCAACAAGTCCAAGCAGGGGCTGTTCAGCATCGAGGAGCGCATAGCCCTGATCGAGGAGTGCGCCGGCGGCTATGGCAACGTCGTGGTCGAGGCGTTCCACGGCCTCCTCGTCGACTACTGCAAGCAGCGCGACATCCCCGCCATCGTCAAGGGCCTGCGGGCGGTCAGCGACTTCGACTACGAGCTCCAGATGGCCCAGATGAACAACGGCCTCTCCGGCGTCGAGACCATGTTCATTCCCACCAATCCGGTCTACAGCTTCCTCTCCTCCAGCCTGGTCAAGGAGGTCGCCACCTGGGGCGGCGACGTCTCCCACCTGGTCCCCGAGCCCGTGCTGCGCGTGCTCGGTGAGAGACTCGCCCGTCGCTAG
- the rsmD gene encoding 16S rRNA (guanine(966)-N(2))-methyltransferase RsmD, which produces MTRVIAGIAGGRRLAVPPGGGTRPTSDRAREGLFSTWTALRGSLDGARVLDLYGGSGAVGLEALSRGAAHTLLAETDARAARTIRDNIRSLGLPGAELRSARAEQLAAAPPDGASYDLVFLDPPYAVGDDDLREILLTLVTNGWLAADAVVTVERSTRGGAFDWPDGFQGLRSRRYGEGTLWYGRPAAHHVSDRP; this is translated from the coding sequence ATGACCCGCGTGATCGCCGGTATCGCCGGCGGGCGGCGGCTGGCCGTGCCGCCGGGCGGCGGCACCCGCCCGACGTCCGACCGGGCGCGCGAGGGTCTGTTCTCCACCTGGACCGCGCTGCGGGGCTCGCTGGACGGAGCCCGGGTGCTCGACCTCTACGGCGGCTCGGGTGCCGTCGGCCTGGAGGCGCTCTCCCGGGGCGCCGCCCACACCCTGCTCGCCGAGACCGACGCGCGAGCCGCCAGGACCATCAGGGACAACATCCGCTCCCTCGGACTGCCCGGCGCCGAGCTGCGCTCCGCGCGGGCCGAGCAGCTCGCGGCGGCGCCGCCCGACGGCGCCTCCTATGACCTGGTTTTCCTGGATCCGCCCTACGCCGTGGGCGATGACGATCTTCGCGAGATTCTGCTCACACTCGTGACAAATGGCTGGCTAGCGGCCGATGCCGTCGTCACGGTGGAGCGCAGCACCCGGGGCGGTGCCTTCGACTGGCCGGACGGATTCCAGGGGCTGCGTTCACGCCGCTACGGCGAGGGAACTCTCTGGTATGGCCGGCCCGCCGCCCACCACGTAAGCGACCGGCCATGA
- a CDS encoding DUF6227 family protein: MTDRREAPRDRSLGPDALTVLGVGIPGQRAYPGQDSSEHARRLLRRAVNTDRPGEEILRLLSAARGYGIERLPEPRGHAGGGHWCSLYEHAFLLDDDSELCLYELEHDRTVDGGLVCEVYPDVLSAGRAAQRHVRVRGGDA; the protein is encoded by the coding sequence ATGACCGATCGCCGCGAAGCTCCGCGGGACCGGAGCCTCGGGCCGGACGCGCTCACCGTGCTGGGAGTCGGAATCCCCGGCCAACGGGCGTACCCGGGGCAGGACTCGTCGGAGCACGCCCGTCGGCTGCTCCGCCGAGCGGTCAACACCGACCGGCCGGGCGAGGAGATACTCCGCCTGCTGTCGGCCGCCCGCGGGTATGGCATCGAGCGGCTGCCCGAGCCCCGCGGCCACGCCGGCGGCGGGCACTGGTGCTCCCTCTACGAGCACGCCTTCCTGCTCGATGACGACAGCGAGCTGTGTCTGTACGAGCTGGAACACGACCGCACGGTGGACGGCGGGCTTGTCTGCGAGGTCTACCCGGATGTGCTGAGCGCGGGACGCGCCGCCCAGCGGCACGTTCGCGTCCGGGGAGGTGACGCCTGA